The Micromonospora sediminicola genome contains a region encoding:
- a CDS encoding acetylornithine transaminase encodes MSTLVRRWRATMMDNYGTPPLALVSGSGAVVVDEAGREYVDLVGGIAVNALGHAHPAVVAAVTRQVATLGHVSNLFVAEPPVALAELLLALAGRPGRVFFANSGAEANEAAFKLSRLTGRRHVVAAHGGFHGRTMGALALTGQPAKADPFRPLPGDVTHVPYGDVDALAEAVTDATAMVILEPIQGENGVVVPPPGYLAAARRITAARGALLVLDEVQTGVGRTGHWFAHQAEGVEPDVVTLAKGLGGGLPLGACLAFGPAADLLTPGSHGTTFGGNPVSCAAALAVVATIANEGLLDHVKRVGERLRRGVEALGHPLVRGVRGAGLLLGVELAAPVAAPVTEALRAAGFLVNPVQPGVVRLAPPLILTAAQADAFLAALPAALDAAAPAPTGPTATEALA; translated from the coding sequence ATGAGCACGCTGGTGCGGCGCTGGCGCGCCACCATGATGGACAACTACGGCACACCGCCACTGGCGCTCGTCTCCGGCTCCGGCGCCGTCGTGGTCGACGAGGCCGGCCGGGAGTACGTGGACCTGGTCGGCGGCATCGCCGTCAACGCGCTCGGCCACGCGCACCCGGCCGTGGTGGCCGCCGTCACCCGGCAGGTCGCGACGCTGGGGCACGTGTCGAACCTGTTCGTCGCCGAACCGCCGGTCGCGCTGGCCGAGCTGCTGCTGGCCCTCGCGGGCCGGCCGGGCCGGGTCTTCTTCGCCAACTCCGGCGCGGAGGCCAACGAGGCGGCGTTCAAACTCTCCCGGCTCACCGGTCGACGCCACGTGGTGGCCGCCCACGGTGGTTTCCACGGCCGGACCATGGGCGCGCTGGCGCTCACCGGTCAGCCGGCCAAGGCCGACCCGTTCCGCCCGCTGCCCGGCGACGTGACCCACGTGCCCTACGGCGACGTCGACGCGCTGGCCGAGGCGGTCACCGACGCCACCGCGATGGTGATCCTGGAGCCGATCCAGGGGGAGAACGGCGTGGTCGTCCCGCCGCCGGGCTACCTCGCGGCGGCCCGGCGGATCACCGCCGCACGCGGCGCGCTGCTGGTGCTCGACGAGGTGCAGACCGGCGTCGGGCGTACCGGGCACTGGTTCGCCCACCAGGCCGAGGGCGTCGAGCCGGACGTGGTCACGCTGGCCAAGGGGCTCGGCGGCGGCCTGCCGCTCGGCGCGTGCCTGGCCTTCGGCCCGGCCGCCGACCTGCTCACCCCCGGCTCGCACGGCACCACGTTCGGCGGCAACCCGGTCAGCTGCGCCGCCGCGCTCGCGGTGGTCGCCACGATCGCGAACGAGGGGCTGCTCGACCACGTCAAGCGGGTCGGCGAGCGGCTGCGGCGCGGCGTCGAGGCGCTCGGGCACCCGCTGGTGCGCGGGGTGCGCGGCGCCGGCCTGCTGCTCGGCGTCGAGCTGGCCGCCCCGGTCGCCGCCCCGGTGACCGAGGCGCTGCGCGCCGCCGGTTTCCTGGTCAACCCGGTGCAGCCCGGCGTGGTCCGGCTCGCGCCGCCGCTGATCCTCACCGCCGCGCAGGCCGACGCGTTCCTGGCCGCCCTACCCGCCGCGCTCGACGCGGCCGCTCCCGCGCCGACCGGACCCACCGCCACGGAGGCCCTCGCATGA
- the argB gene encoding acetylglutamate kinase, with the protein MNLTADLSQAQAKAATLIEALPWLARLAGATVVVKYGGNAMVDPALQRAFAADMVFLRYAGLKPVVVHGGGPQISAMLGRLGIASEFRGGLRVTTPEAMDVVRMVLVGQVGRELVGLVNAHGPFAVGLSGEDAGLFTAVRRPAYVDGEPVDVGQVGDVESVNASAVTDLIAAGRIPVISTVAPDADGVLHNLNADTAAAALAVALDARKLVVLTDVPGLYADWPDTSSLISEITADELATLLPSLESGMVPKMEACLRAVRGGVPAAHVVDGRVAHSTLLEVFTSEGFGTMVIGS; encoded by the coding sequence ATGAACCTCACCGCTGACCTCAGCCAGGCCCAGGCCAAGGCCGCCACGCTGATCGAGGCGCTGCCCTGGCTGGCCCGCCTCGCCGGCGCGACCGTCGTGGTCAAGTACGGCGGCAACGCCATGGTGGACCCCGCGCTCCAGCGGGCGTTCGCCGCGGACATGGTCTTCCTCCGGTACGCCGGCCTCAAGCCGGTCGTCGTGCACGGCGGCGGCCCGCAGATCTCCGCCATGCTGGGCCGCCTCGGCATCGCCAGCGAGTTCCGGGGCGGCCTGCGGGTCACCACCCCCGAGGCCATGGACGTGGTCCGGATGGTCCTCGTCGGGCAGGTCGGCCGGGAGCTGGTCGGCCTGGTCAACGCGCACGGCCCGTTCGCGGTCGGGCTCTCCGGCGAGGACGCCGGCCTGTTCACCGCGGTGCGCCGGCCGGCGTACGTGGACGGGGAGCCGGTCGACGTGGGGCAGGTCGGCGACGTGGAGTCGGTGAACGCCTCCGCGGTCACCGACCTGATCGCGGCCGGCCGGATCCCGGTCATCTCCACCGTCGCCCCGGACGCCGACGGGGTGCTGCACAACCTCAACGCGGACACCGCCGCCGCCGCGCTCGCGGTCGCCCTGGACGCGCGCAAGCTGGTCGTCCTCACCGACGTGCCCGGTCTGTACGCGGACTGGCCCGACACGTCCAGCCTGATCAGCGAGATCACCGCCGACGAGCTGGCGACGCTGCTGCCGTCGCTGGAGTCGGGCATGGTCCCGAAGATGGAGGCGTGCCTGCGGGCGGTGCGTGGGGGAGTACCCGCCGCGCACGTCGTCGACGGCCGGGTCGCGCACTCCACGCTGCTGGAGGTCTTCACCTCGGAAGGGTTCGGAACGATGGTGATCGGCTCATGA
- the argJ gene encoding bifunctional glutamate N-acetyltransferase/amino-acid acetyltransferase ArgJ → MSVTTPRGFRAAGVAAGLKTSGAGDVALVVNDGPDAGVAGVFTANRVKAAPVLWTQRVVHGGVVRAVVLNSGGANACTGPAGFQDTHATAEHTAAALTGSSPRLIVGAGEVAVCSTGLIGERLPMDKLLPGVRDAVRGLSRDGGGPAAEAIMTTDTRPKTTVARGSGWTVGGMAKGAGMLAPAMATMLCVLTTDAVAGPDVLDAALRAATRVTFDRVDSDGCMSTNDTVLLLASGASGIEPTEAELTAAVTAACHDLAQQLLADAEGATKQVAVDVVGAANEDEAVEVGRAVARNNLVKTALFGNDPNWGRILAAVGTTAATFEPDDVDVAVNGIWVCRAGAAAEDRAKVDLTGRDVTIRIDLHAGGAAATVWTNDLSHAYVHENSAYST, encoded by the coding sequence ATGAGTGTCACCACCCCCCGCGGCTTCCGTGCCGCCGGTGTCGCCGCCGGCCTCAAGACCTCCGGCGCCGGTGACGTCGCGCTGGTCGTCAACGACGGCCCGGACGCCGGGGTCGCCGGCGTGTTCACCGCCAACCGGGTCAAGGCCGCCCCGGTGCTCTGGACCCAGCGCGTCGTCCACGGCGGCGTGGTCCGTGCCGTGGTGCTCAACTCCGGCGGCGCGAACGCCTGCACCGGCCCGGCCGGCTTCCAGGACACCCACGCCACCGCCGAGCACACCGCCGCCGCGCTCACCGGCAGCAGCCCCCGGCTGATCGTCGGCGCCGGCGAGGTCGCGGTCTGCTCGACCGGCCTGATCGGCGAGCGGCTGCCGATGGACAAGCTGCTGCCCGGCGTACGCGACGCGGTGCGCGGACTGTCCCGCGACGGCGGCGGACCGGCCGCCGAGGCGATCATGACCACGGACACCCGACCCAAGACGACGGTGGCGCGCGGCAGCGGCTGGACCGTCGGCGGGATGGCGAAGGGCGCCGGGATGCTGGCGCCGGCCATGGCCACCATGCTCTGCGTGCTCACCACCGACGCGGTGGCCGGCCCGGACGTGCTGGACGCCGCGCTGCGGGCCGCCACCCGGGTCACGTTCGACCGGGTCGACTCCGACGGCTGCATGTCCACCAACGACACCGTGCTGCTGCTGGCCAGCGGCGCGTCCGGCATCGAGCCGACCGAGGCCGAGCTGACCGCCGCGGTCACCGCCGCCTGCCACGACCTGGCCCAGCAGCTCCTCGCCGACGCGGAGGGCGCGACCAAGCAGGTCGCCGTCGACGTGGTGGGCGCGGCGAACGAGGACGAGGCCGTGGAGGTGGGCCGCGCGGTGGCCCGCAACAACCTGGTGAAGACCGCGCTGTTCGGCAACGACCCGAACTGGGGTCGCATCCTCGCCGCCGTCGGCACCACCGCCGCCACGTTCGAGCCCGACGACGTCGACGTGGCGGTCAACGGGATCTGGGTGTGCCGGGCCGGCGCCGCCGCCGAGGACCGCGCCAAGGTGGACCTCACCGGCCGCGACGTGACCATCCGGATCGACCTGCACGCCGGTGGCGCCGCGGCCACCGTCTGGACCAACGACCTGTCCCACGCGTACGTGCACGAGAACTCGGCCTACTCCACATGA
- the argC gene encoding N-acetyl-gamma-glutamyl-phosphate reductase, with product MGIRVAVAGASGYAGGELLRLLAGHPEFDLVTATAHSQAGQPVTAVHPQLVGLDLVFGATEPAALADADLVFLALPHGQSAALAAALPDSVAVVDLGADHRLRDADAWARYYAGAYAGAWTYGLPELPGQRAEIAAARRVASTGCYAAATTLALAPLIAAGAVRPDDVVVVAASGTSGAGRAAKAHLLGSEVMGDLSPYKVGAHQHVPEIKQASGAAGLSFTPVLAPMPRGILATVTALPTGDADPRAVLAAAYADAPFVHVLPEGAWPHTAATAGSNSCHLQATVDVDSGRVIVVSAIDNLGKGAAGQAVQNANLMVGLPETTGLSVFGVTP from the coding sequence ATGGGCATTCGAGTTGCGGTGGCCGGGGCGAGTGGATACGCCGGCGGCGAACTGTTGCGCCTGCTCGCCGGTCACCCCGAGTTCGACCTGGTCACCGCTACCGCGCACAGCCAGGCCGGTCAGCCCGTCACCGCCGTACACCCGCAGCTCGTCGGCCTGGACCTGGTGTTCGGGGCGACCGAGCCGGCGGCCCTGGCCGACGCGGACCTGGTCTTCCTGGCCCTGCCGCACGGCCAGTCGGCGGCGCTCGCGGCGGCCCTCCCCGACAGCGTCGCGGTGGTCGACCTCGGCGCCGACCACCGGTTGCGCGACGCGGACGCCTGGGCCCGCTACTACGCCGGCGCGTACGCCGGCGCGTGGACGTACGGCCTGCCCGAGCTGCCCGGCCAGCGGGCGGAGATCGCCGCGGCCCGGCGGGTGGCCAGCACCGGCTGCTACGCCGCAGCCACCACCCTCGCCCTGGCGCCGCTGATCGCCGCCGGCGCGGTACGCCCCGACGACGTGGTGGTGGTCGCCGCCTCCGGCACCTCCGGCGCCGGCCGGGCCGCGAAGGCGCACCTGCTCGGCAGCGAGGTGATGGGCGACCTGTCGCCCTACAAGGTGGGCGCACACCAGCACGTGCCGGAGATCAAGCAGGCCAGCGGCGCGGCCGGCCTGTCGTTCACGCCCGTCCTCGCGCCCATGCCGCGCGGGATCCTGGCCACCGTCACCGCGCTGCCGACCGGTGACGCCGACCCGCGCGCGGTGCTGGCCGCCGCCTACGCCGACGCGCCGTTCGTGCACGTGCTGCCCGAGGGGGCGTGGCCGCACACCGCCGCCACCGCCGGCTCGAACTCCTGCCACCTCCAGGCGACCGTGGACGTCGACTCGGGGCGGGTGATCGTGGTCAGCGCCATCGACAACCTGGGCAAGGGCGCGGCCGGCCAGGCCGTGCAGAACGCCAACCTGATGGTCGGTCTCCCCGAGACCACCGGTCTGTCCGTCTTCGGAGTAACCCCATGA